The DNA window GTTGTTGTAGCCGCTGTCGAAGATCAGCTTGCCGAGGCCCCACGCGACGAGGCCCCAGCCGATCGCTTCGGCGAAGTCGTTGCGGTCGTCGTAGATCACGTATCCCGGCAGAGGACGGTAGCCGCCCCAGTAGTGATGGTGATGGTGGCGGTACCAGCGGTTGTTCCATCCGCAGTTCCAGGAGCCGCCGTACCATGGGCGGGTCGTGGGCCGGCTCCACCATGGGTTGTAGCCCCAGTAGCGGCGGTTGGTCGACCAGTTGACGTTCTTCTGGAAGTTGTTGTTGATGTTGATGACCGTGTTTCCGGAGCCGATGTTGGTATTGCCTCCGGACCACCAGCTGCCGCCACCCGGACGTCCGCCGGGGCGGTTGTTGCTCGGCGGACGGCTGAAGCTCGGCCGCTGGACCGGACGGGTGTTCTGACCGGGCCGCACGGTGGCACCAGGGCGGATCCCGGGGAGCGGCTTGGGCTTGCTCGGCTGGGAAATGCCCGGGCGGTTGATGCCGGTGCCAGGCCGGTTGTTGCCGAGTCCGGGCTTCGTCGAGGGCCGATTGTTGCCGGTCCCGGGCCGGGTGCTCGGCAGGGTCATCGGCTTGTCCGGTTTGGGGTAGGTGATGTTGCCCGGGCGGGTCGAAGGCCGGGTGACCGGTCGGTTCGATGGAAGGGTGGAGGGGCGGGTTGACGGCTTCGTGGACGGCTTGGTCGGCAGCGTCGGCTTGGTGGACGGACGCGTTGTCGGCTTGGTGGGAAGCGTTGGTTTCGTCGATGGGCGCGTCGTCGGTTTTGTCGAGGGCTTCGTCGAGGGCCGGGTCGTGGGAGTGGTGGGCCGGGTCGTCGGTTTCGTGGACGGCTTCGTCGAGGGCCGGGTGGTTGGAGTGGACGGCCGCGTGGTCGGCCGGTTGTAGGTCGGTCGGGTGGCTGGCTTGGCGGTGGGGCGCTGGTAGGTCGGCTTCTTGATCTTCGAACCGGTGATCGGGCTGCGGCTCGGAGCCGGGCGCGAAGCGGGTTTGGAGTAGGTCGGTTTGGAGGGCTTGGAGAACTTCGCTTTCGAAGGGGCGCTCCTTGAGAGTCCGCCCTTGTTGGTTTGGGAGCCGAAGCCGCGCGCCATCGCGTCGTTTAAGAAGAGAGAGAAGCAGATCACCTGGATGGTGATGACTTTGCAGAGAAGTTTCATCGGATAGGAGGTTAGGGGTTTCACTCGGTGGCGGCGGACTTCGGTTCCGGCGGGCGGCGGACGACCCTGACGGTCCGTTCGGGCTGGGCCTCGCCACCGAGCAGTTGGTCGCGGGTGGTCCATGCGAAATGTTCGCTGGAGGGATCGAGGACGAGGGTCTGGGTGGAAACGTTGCTCTCACCATCGGCGGTGACGCCACGGGTGCGCAGCATCCAGCTGGCCTCGTCGACCTCGGTCCATTCCGACTTGGTGAAGCCGCCGAGGGCGTCGAAGCCCCACGAGGTGTAGCCCTTTCGTTTCGGATCCCAGGCGATGCGCCAAGTGGCCGACGTGCTTTCCTCGCCGGCCTCCTCGGTCAGCGCTCGGCCGTCGATGAACGGACCGTCGTCGCTCCAGTCAAAGGTGATCCAGGTGGTCGATCCGCCGGCCTGGATCTTCCAGTCGCCGACGATCCACTCGAGCCCGAGCATCTTCTCGCTCGGCGGGGCGGTGTCCTCCAGCGAGTCGCGCACGCTGGCGGTCAGCCATGAGCCGTCGTCCTGCTGGACCTGGACCGCGGTGTAGTTGTGCGAGATGACTTCGCCATCCGGAGCGGTCACGTGGAAGGTGCCTTCCTCGATCGCGATGGCCGGCGTGACGAAGCGCACCGAGCCCGCCTCGAGCGCGGCTTGCGGCGTCTCTTCCGGGGAGAAGATCTCGGCGTAAAACTCCTCGATCTCATCGCGGCCCGAAACCACGCCGCCGTCGGCCAGCGTGATCTCGCCGTCGGGAAGGAACAGCTTGGCCAGCGCCGCAGCGTCGCCCTTGTTGTAGGCATCGACGAACGAGACCGCCGACGCCTCGAGTTTTTCCAGTTTGGCGGCGTTCGGGTCATCGTCCTGTGCATGGAGTGCCGTCCACGGCAAAAAGGCGATGACCGAGAGGGTCCGAATTACATTCGCAGACATAGACCACATTGATGGCCCATTCCTTCTGCGAGAGAAAGCAGTTTTTCGTGTCTGTCCGGTCGGAATGCCGGGCTTGCCGATTCCGCTCAGAAGAAGAAGCGTGCCGCCACACTGGTGGTCCAGCCGCTGTAAATCCGCTGTCCGTCCGACTCGAGGCGGTCGTACTGGACTCCGGTCATGAGCTTCACGTTCTCGCCGCAGAGATACCAGTTCAGGCCGGCGTAGAGGTTGTGGTGCTCGTCGCCGCGGCCGCCATTCAGGGCAAGGCCGAGACGCTGCTCGGCGACGCGAGCGTAGCGGCCGTTGAGGCGGATGCCGTCCGGTTCCTCGGCCCCCTGATACTGGTAGCGGAGGACCAGCTTCAGTTTGCCATCGACGATCCAGTACATCGGCATGACGTAGCCGCCCCA is part of the Haloferula helveola genome and encodes:
- a CDS encoding SgcJ/EcaC family oxidoreductase, coding for MSANVIRTLSVIAFLPWTALHAQDDDPNAAKLEKLEASAVSFVDAYNKGDAAALAKLFLPDGEITLADGGVVSGRDEIEEFYAEIFSPEETPQAALEAGSVRFVTPAIAIEEGTFHVTAPDGEVISHNYTAVQVQQDDGSWLTASVRDSLEDTAPPSEKMLGLEWIVGDWKIQAGGSTTWITFDWSDDGPFIDGRALTEEAGEESTSATWRIAWDPKRKGYTSWGFDALGGFTKSEWTEVDEASWMLRTRGVTADGESNVSTQTLVLDPSSEHFAWTTRDQLLGGEAQPERTVRVVRRPPEPKSAATE
- a CDS encoding tetratricopeptide repeat protein yields the protein MKLLCKVITIQVICFSLFLNDAMARGFGSQTNKGGLSRSAPSKAKFSKPSKPTYSKPASRPAPSRSPITGSKIKKPTYQRPTAKPATRPTYNRPTTRPSTPTTRPSTKPSTKPTTRPTTPTTRPSTKPSTKPTTRPSTKPTLPTKPTTRPSTKPTLPTKPSTKPSTRPSTLPSNRPVTRPSTRPGNITYPKPDKPMTLPSTRPGTGNNRPSTKPGLGNNRPGTGINRPGISQPSKPKPLPGIRPGATVRPGQNTRPVQRPSFSRPPSNNRPGGRPGGGSWWSGGNTNIGSGNTVININNNFQKNVNWSTNRRYWGYNPWWSRPTTRPWYGGSWNCGWNNRWYRHHHHHYWGGYRPLPGYVIYDDRNDFAEAIGWGLVAWGLGKLIFDSGYNNYSNPYPAQPVGNVTYSQPITVVAAEATGTEEQLADATGNSEAFIARSQDAFKIGEYLVALELCDKAIEAAPGDGALHEYRALILFALGKFGEAAGVLNPVLASGPGWDWTTMVTLYSSQEVYTDQLRRLEEYSAAKPDDAGSHFLLGYHYMVCGHLDRATEEFESAATLQPADSVSQQLADLCKASTNSASDAEEEPAEDEEPLEEMPVPEVVPLERLTGTWVADKGEDGTITLTLKADGKFVWDYTKDSKSSAFDGEFSMNDGGLLVLDTEDTQMVAAVQMPEESELKFVLAGGPPGDPGLDFKRN